Genomic window (Nicotiana sylvestris chromosome 7, ASM39365v2, whole genome shotgun sequence):
ATTAGCGTTACTAATGATGAAACCCGATAAAATTGCAATATCAAATTTCACCCTATATCTTAAATTATCATCATTTAAGAAGATTAAATTAATTAGGATAAATAAAGACATATGCACAACTTGTGTCGTAAGGGGATACCTACCATTCATTTATTTCATCATAGGAACAAACTGTTATATTTGGTATTAATCTAATATCCACTTTTACTATCATTAGCTGTACATGGATAATCcaaatagaaatatctatgtaaCCACTCACTAATGCACTCAAACTGTTATCTTATATAACTAAGAAAAGGGTCGATCTCGATTGATAAAAAGGTTTTTACCCTTCTCAGTTTTATGGTTAAGTGTGTCAGACTTATCGACGCATAATTAGAGTTCATACTTCATATTTTTATGTAGACTTGGCCAAAACATTAATTTCCGGATAAATCCAATCAAATGAAGTTCAAAGTTTAACACGAATCAATGAAATAAAGTTCAAATTTTTAACACGTTTAAAGTGTAAAGTTTAAAATTTTAACAGTAATTCTGAACTCTCTTTCCCGAACAGGCTCATTATTTCGGAAGAAATTCAAAATTAGCCAGGTTTAAGTAGTCGTTTAAAAATAgcccaattttaaaagtaattaaaatttagccacttttcatgtaaagataaatttgatcgaaaatactgttcaaaatccgaaaaaatactccagcataacatactggagttccagtataatataccggtccaacataatatactggagtttggagcaccggtgctccactCTCCAGTATATAaaccagcaaagtataccggtccagcataatatgctggaagttcatacacatatgcaccgaactccagtatattatgctggaccggtctctgttgcagcaaaatagttgctactttttattgacttggtaaacactggctatttttgaatgaccaatccgaaaactggctagatcgtgctatttttaccattATTTCCGGACATTCGACCTGAATTTATTATTTAGCCATAAAAGTATAATCCATCCAATTTGTTCAGACTTGGTGGGGTTAAGCACCTAAGCTAGGTGTATATTGCAGAGATAAGGCCAACTGGTCATTTCTAGGCCTTGTAATTAAAAAATAACCATTATTATGAAATTTCAAATTGCACAGGTGAAACTCCATTGACAGTAACTATTTTATAATTGCGTGAGCTGAAAAGTGGCTATTGTGATCAATTTAGGCTGCATATGTAGTCCAAATTGACCCATACGAAAACTTGTTTAAAATGTTagaaaattatttattttgagttttatttgctTGAAATAATCATGATAAATAAAGAAAAGTTCTTATTAGTCAGATATTATAATTTAACagattataaaaaaattaaaacaaattaaaTTAGACGAGTTGAATTATGACCGATGTTTCTCGAATTGACCTAACCATTTTAGTCCAAGCAAACATTGGACGCGTTATAGACTTATAGTCCGCTGCATTTATCAACTCAAATCACTTTAACTCATTCAATTACGTATAATCGAACCCGCTCAATTAATACCCCTAACTCGAtccaattaaaaagaaaaaaaaacaagaggaATAATTGTTGATGATGTTTCTATATAACATTATTTCCCTTACGAAAAAAATGAGAAGTGAAATGTAAATAGGAAGTAAGTTTTATTAAAATTTAGCTATACGATACCACTTTTTTTGGAGGAGCCTTAGCTAAAATAATTTATGGCCAATAATTTGGCAATTCCTCTAGTATATTGTTACACAGTCAACGTAAAAGAAGAGGAGAAAATGGTGGGCCACAAAAATTTACAGCCCAATCGGCAATCAGATAGGAGTGAAGCAGGCTAAACACGCAAAGTGGAGCCCAAGTTGTCCTGATTTATCTGGAATCTGTCTCGATTCTTCTTCCTTGCAGATAGGAATAAGAATCGGGTCCCATACATGTTGACCCAACTTGTGTGGCCCCCGCAATTCATGAGCGATTGCCGTATCCGTAAAGCAAGCATATGTCTCCCTGCGTTGTATCTACGCGTTTTCCAAAACTCTAATTTCTAAATATGACAATATTCGAATCTACAATAAATCACAACCGTCCGATGTAACCTCTAGCCACTCTAATCAGGATTAACCATAATTAATACTTAACAAACTTAAACCTTTAATTAACATTATGTGGCTGGGAATATTATGACCCCACACGCACCGCCACAATTTCTAGTTCCTGCCTATAAATAATAAGGTAGCATTCTTCTCCTCTCCATCAGCCAGCGTTTCATCTATTCGATCAAGCCTTTTAAGGTTAGTTCTTTTCCTCTGTTTTTACACTTTTAATATTTTCTTCCTTATTTCTGTAATTTTTGCCTTTTTTGTTCTTCAGTTTTCCCTTTTTGTCTAATTCCATCTAGCTGGTAGAATCACCTTCCTATCACCTCTCCCGGAAATAGCATCTGGGTCTGCGTACACATGACCCTATTTGTGATACCGGATTTTTCTTTTTTGGCTGCTGTTGGATTATTGGTATTTTGATCGTTTGGTTATTGAAGTGGTGTTGTTTTTGCAGTTGTTGTGTGACCAAATTTGAAGGTTTAGTTTCGGAGGGTGAGAAGTTCTCTTCCAGCTAAGTACATGGTTGATATCGACGTCCAGATCCCATCTGCTTTTGATCCATTTGCTGAGGCTAAGGACTCAGGTGCCCCTGGAGCCAAAGAGTATGTTCATATTCGCATTCAACAAAGGAATGGAAAGAAAAGCTTGACAACAGTTCAAGGACTGAGGAAACAATTCAGTTACGAAAAGATCCTCAAAGACCTGAAAAAAGAGTTCTGTTGCAACGGTAATGTTGTGCAGGATAAGGAACTTGGCAAAGTGATACAACTTCAAGGAGATCAGAGAAAGAATGTTTCTCATTTTCTTGTGACTGCTGGTGTTGTCAAAAAGGATCAGATCAAGATTCATGGTTTTTAACAAGTTTGTTGAATATTATTAGTTGTTTGGATTTGTAAGGGGTTGTTTAATTTGGTTTAATGCCCATGTTTTTGCCATGGGTTTCTTTCTGAATTGTGGTGGTTGTGCTTTGTTTtcagataataataataaatctaGTTTTCTTGATCTAGAGATGATTATGCAATGCTCTTCTAGAGCCTgggtaatttttttatttttttattttttggctaAATGCACGATGGATTAAATGCTAGTGGCTAATGGCTATGATGCTAAAGTAACGAAAGTTTAAATTAAGGAGAAACAAGGGTCCGTAATTTTACCTTTAAATTTTAAGGTCATTGACCTTAGGTCTGTCGATCAGAGATAAAAGTGACAATGGAACGCATAAAAGACGATTCACCATTCGTTGTTATATTTTCTTTCTGACATTTCTTGTTGTTACatatcttttgttttgttttttttatgatATTATTGTTTGTGTTGTTGAGCCGAGAATCTCTCGGAAATAACTTCCTACCCGTACACTATTTTTTTCAGATCCCATTAAGATTTTACTGGTATGGTATTGTTGTGTTATTGTTGTCTCAAAAAAATACATTCTTGCACCTTGAAGTTGTCTGAGTACTTGAGTAGGATGACTTGGGGGAAATAACTGCAATAGTAAAGTACCGACTTGCAGCGATTCTGTATTTCAAACGCCAAACAAGTGACTTATTACTCCTTGCTAGATCACTTCGCAATGTCATTAATTTATATGTTTATTCATGTTAAATAAATATATTCTTCTAGAAGAAATGAATAGGATCATTCATACCATAATAGTATAATGTATTCGATACTGTTCCAGGTTACTATATTAGTAATGGGGCGGTTTAGTTCAAGGTAAAATGGTCTAGATGTCATCTAACGAGGACCTCACTTCAAAAAATACATCAAGTTGGGGCTTTATTAGAAATAATtaatttgtttgcacttaatggagaTCTAAATTTTAATTATTCAGATCTCAAACATTAAGTGTCTTTGTctttaaagtctgaatcttacTTATTTTCGAACTAATGTCACATCTTCTACTTCGACAAGGCAGGTGCAAAAggaaaaggagtaaaggcttagGAAGGTAGTGCAGTGGAAGCATCAATCCCTATTTCGCGTAGCCCTTTATTAGGTAAAGTGAATTAGGAAATGCTGATTTGTTATTAAAACTGCATTGTTGTAATAAACAATAAAACAGTAAACTTTCTggaaaaacagaaatagaaaGTTAGTAGAACCAGAACGACAAAATAAAGTCTGgaaaataaaaaaggaataaatcgagcccactgaatacacagtgtgtccttaaggaaattattcccTTCAAGTACCCGAGGTGCTGGAAtatatcctcccaggatagaacgatttaactcaccaGCATATTGGTACCAAAAACTCTAGTGAACCGCGAACCACTCAATGATCGTAAAATACACTGGAAAATattgtgcagaagaagaagataatCAGAAAATTTTAGTAAGTAAAAATTGTGGGATTCAAGGCATATTTATAGCTCATTTGACATTGTTTCTAaaaaggtttgcaacctttcTGAATAGCCATAGCTGTTGGAACAGGTGGGAATATtgcaaaaaaaatagaaaacgaATTTAAAATAATCCGGGGAAAGAAAACGGGCCGGACCCGGTCGCGAGTCATGGGTTATTCCTGATTAAATTTTCgctaattaattaaattatagaaaggaattttgtccaaaaagattaatcaagCAATCTCtaaccaaatccaaatccaaatctaaaGCCGAAGCCGAAGTCGAGGCCAAGTCGAGCGAGCGATGATGACGACGGCGTGAGGCTTGCtctcttcttaactctttaagacctagaagaagagcaattgtatatatacccatcaaaagtcttttcttcctccaatatgggacaatgtccctttgccaagGAGAAAAACTCGAATATtttattttccctccatttcccattcaccctctttaaGTCACACCAAGCTTAAAATTAAGTTACACCAAGATTAAagcccaacaatcccccacatgaatagGGAACAACTATAAAATAAAGGAATGCATGGACACGTGTGTGTTTTACATGCAAGAATTTATTgtatctggataagtaggttttcctttaaactttccgtagtgaacttatattggatatactcggtcaatcggtagatttaatatctttgaaccgtcgagctttgttgtatacctagacaacataagtcacacaatcaatccttaaCCATCTATGGTTCTTACGGCTGTGTTCGTTTCAGTCATGAACACTTCCTGGTTTCATGAGCGCTTAGAGAATGGACCTTTACTCTCATTCCCtttgaagcggcttacacttcacactcacatatgtgatttctaaacgtgtaatcctatagacacactatctggtcatatcttgccagacttagcaaatcattaaaaagctttaagctttattgaCTCATCAAAAAGCCTTAATGTTTTACCTCGATTtatgaacattgtcttcatcacgagaatgagTTGATTTGTTCGATAATGTCGAACCTTCATTCATAACTTTGTTTATTCTCTTTGAACCTAGCTCGTGGGATCTCCAATctgctaggtagagttaccgcaaTGATGACTTGTCCTAGACCTTAACCCCATTCCGTTTGATGATCTTTCAACTGCCTCTCtagataggccttttgtaagtggatctgacacGTTATCTCTTGACTTTACGTAGTCAGTCGTGATAATACTactagagagtagttgtctaacggtattgtgtctccgtcgtatatgacgagatttttcGTTATACATAACACTCCCTACCCTGCAtattgccgcttgactatcatAATGTATACAAATATGTGCcaaaggtttgggccaaaatgaaatatcttccaagaaattccggagccattcaacGTCTTCATCGGCCTTATCTAAAgctatgaattcagattccattgTAGAATGGGCGATGCACATTTGTTTGGATGATTTCCAAGACACTGCTCCACCCCTGATTGTGAAAATATATCCACTCATGGATTTAACTTCAGATGATTTATTGATCCAATTTGCTTCACTATATCCCTCGATAACGAAGGGATATTTGTTATAATGCAAAACATAATTTTGGGTATGTTTCAGATACCCCAAAACTTGTTTCATTGCCATCTAATATATTTGGTTGGGATTACTTGTAAACCGACTCAGTTTGCTAATAGCACATGCTATATCTGGTCgcgtacaattcatgatatacattaaACTTCCCAATACTCTTGCATAGTTCAGTTGTGAGTCACTTTCACCTTCATTCTTTTGAAGTGCATaactcacgtcaattggagtcttgacAATCTTGAAATCCAAATACTTGAATTTGTCAAGTACTTTTTCAATGTAGTGAGACTGTGATAATGCTAGACCTTGTGGATCTTATGAATTCTGATTCCTAAGATCACGTAAGCAGTTCCTAAGTCTTTCATGTCGAATTTGTTAGCCaacatacgcttagtagcatttatatcTGCCATACTTTTGCTCATTATcaacatgtcatcaacatataaacaaataatGACTTCATGACATGGAGTGTTTTTAATGTAAATACATTTGTCACACTCGTTGATTTTAAACCCACTTGCtaatattgtttggtcaaatttggCATGCCATTATTTGGGTGCTTGTTTAATTCCATAAAGCCACTTAACAAGTTTGCacacttttttttctttactaGGAACCACAAAACCCTTAAGTTGTTCCATGTAAATATCTTTCTCCAATTATCCATTTAAGAAAGTtgtttaacatccatttgatggatttcaagaccatacacggtCACTAGTGCcgctgtcacgacccgga
Coding sequences:
- the LOC104227458 gene encoding protein translation factor SUI1 homolog, with the translated sequence MVDIDVQIPSAFDPFAEAKDSGAPGAKEYVHIRIQQRNGKKSLTTVQGLRKQFSYEKILKDLKKEFCCNGNVVQDKELGKVIQLQGDQRKNVSHFLVTAGVVKKDQIKIHGF